From one Dehalococcoidia bacterium genomic stretch:
- the pdxS gene encoding pyridoxal 5'-phosphate synthase lyase subunit PdxS: MEKGTWTVKTGLAQMLKGGVIMDVVNAEQARIGEASGAVAVMALERVPADIRAAGGVARMADPRKIEEIMKAVTIPVMAKCRIGHFVEAQVLESLGVDFIDESEVLTPADEQNHIWKHSFGIPYVCGARDLGEALRRIAEGAAMIRTKGEAGTGNVVEAVRHMRAVMQGIRRVQGLQEDELMAEAKAMGAPFALVQQVHRDGRLPVVNFAAGGLATPADAALMMQLGAEGVFVGSGIFKAENPETRGKAIVRAVTHYKDPAIIAEASKGLGEPMPGMDIRTIKPEALLASRGW; encoded by the coding sequence ATGGAGAAGGGGACCTGGACGGTCAAGACGGGCTTGGCCCAGATGTTGAAGGGCGGCGTCATCATGGACGTGGTGAACGCCGAGCAGGCCCGGATTGGGGAGGCGTCGGGTGCGGTGGCTGTCATGGCCCTGGAGCGCGTACCCGCGGACATCCGCGCCGCGGGCGGAGTGGCCCGCATGGCCGACCCCCGCAAAATAGAAGAGATCATGAAGGCCGTGACCATCCCCGTGATGGCCAAGTGCCGTATCGGCCACTTTGTGGAGGCGCAGGTACTGGAGTCCCTGGGCGTGGACTTTATTGACGAGTCGGAAGTCCTCACCCCGGCGGACGAGCAGAACCACATCTGGAAGCATTCATTTGGTATCCCCTACGTATGCGGCGCGCGCGACCTGGGCGAGGCCCTTCGGCGCATCGCCGAGGGCGCGGCGATGATTCGGACCAAGGGAGAAGCGGGAACGGGCAATGTGGTGGAAGCAGTGCGCCACATGCGCGCCGTCATGCAGGGCATTCGCCGCGTGCAGGGCCTCCAGGAGGACGAGCTCATGGCGGAGGCCAAGGCGATGGGCGCTCCCTTCGCGCTCGTCCAGCAAGTCCATCGCGATGGCCGCCTGCCCGTCGTCAACTTTGCGGCCGGCGGCTTGGCCACTCCCGCCGATGCGGCGCTGATGATGCAGCTTGGCGCGGAAGGGGTCTTCGTCGGCTCGGGCATCTTCAAGGCGGAGAACCCGGAGACCCGCGGCAAGGCCATCGTCCGCGCGGTCACACACTACAAGGACCCCGCCATCATCGCCGAGGCCAGCAAAGGCCTGGGCGAGCCCATGCCCGGTATGGATATCCGCACCATCAAACCCGAGGCGCTTCTAGCCTCCAGGGGCTGGTAA
- a CDS encoding TrkA family potassium uptake protein has product MAKKQVAVIGLGRFGSSVARTLYQLGHDVLAVDKDEKAVQALVGQVTYPVKGDATDEASLKEMGISNFDAAIVAIGGDLQSSLLSTILLKRLGVPYLLARAENDLHGAALEKLGADNVVYPEADMGVQVAHSLGYKNVLDYTVVGANYGVIKLKLPERYTGMTLEEAGLSLRSKTSIAALLIKRGNDVILMPDRVERIQADDIFVVAGKDEQLEKLQAGPEPTP; this is encoded by the coding sequence ATGGCGAAGAAACAGGTGGCGGTCATTGGCCTGGGGCGTTTCGGGTCCAGCGTGGCCCGGACGCTGTACCAGCTTGGGCACGACGTTCTGGCCGTTGACAAGGACGAGAAGGCGGTGCAGGCCCTGGTAGGGCAGGTGACCTATCCCGTCAAGGGGGACGCCACCGATGAGGCGTCGTTGAAGGAGATGGGCATCAGCAACTTCGACGCGGCTATCGTGGCCATCGGCGGCGACTTGCAGAGCAGCCTGCTGTCCACGATCTTGCTGAAGCGGCTGGGAGTGCCCTACCTGCTGGCCCGGGCGGAGAACGATCTCCACGGCGCCGCCCTTGAGAAGCTGGGAGCGGACAACGTGGTCTATCCCGAGGCGGACATGGGCGTGCAGGTGGCGCACAGCCTGGGGTACAAGAACGTCCTGGACTACACCGTCGTCGGAGCAAACTACGGCGTGATCAAGCTGAAGCTACCCGAACGTTATACCGGCATGACGCTGGAGGAGGCAGGGCTGAGCCTGCGGAGCAAGACGAGCATCGCCGCGTTGCTCATCAAACGAGGGAATGACGTCATCCTGATGCCGGACCGGGTGGAGCGCATCCAGGCGGACGACATCTTTGTCGTGGCGGGCAAGGACGAGCAACTGGAGAAATTGCAGGCCGGCCCGGAACCCACCCCGTGA
- a CDS encoding YtxH domain-containing protein, which produces MDEHGHELRSFMIGALVGAAVGAALGILLAPRSGAETRKMIGAKATELSGKLQDEVEDLKQKAAEIRERVQQIARPKDSPKQT; this is translated from the coding sequence ATGGACGAGCACGGGCATGAACTTCGGAGCTTTATGATTGGCGCGCTGGTAGGAGCCGCCGTTGGCGCGGCGCTCGGGATCTTGCTGGCGCCGCGCTCCGGTGCGGAGACGCGGAAAATGATAGGCGCAAAGGCCACCGAGTTGAGCGGGAAGCTGCAGGACGAGGTGGAGGACCTCAAGCAGAAGGCCGCTGAAATTCGGGAACGCGTTCAGCAGATAGCGCGCCCCAAGGACTCGCCGAAACAGACCTAA
- a CDS encoding TrkH family potassium uptake protein: MRLFPWGKPARRDIRRHPRVQPVRIDLSPLRQRVAKPHGPILLMYGFAALIIVGTLLLMLPFSTATGRPAPFLDAFFIATSAVTVTGLTVVNMGTYWSPFGQVVVLLLVQAGGLGFMSMSTIMLLLAGRRITLGERLALREALGEYAVGGIIRLLRRVAYVSFLIEAVGAAILYVQFSKDFPGVEGVWKALFHSVSAFNNAGFDILPGNTSFVIYNGNLLVMGTLAVLIMLGGISYTVIADFVKTRNLTRMSLDSRLVVTISILLWVMGAVVILLAEFTNPSTLGNLPPGLKLANAMFQSVAPRTAGFASVDIGKLRDFTLFFTCGLMFVGGASGSTAGGIKANTLGVLLASVWSSMRGRSHVEAFGRELPEDVMSRALAVVVLSLGLVFSTILLLSLTESHSFIRVLFEAFSAFGTVGLSTGITPDLSLLGRLIIISMMFVGRLGPLTLALSLAQREEAKSIRFAQERIKIG; encoded by the coding sequence GTGCGACTGTTTCCATGGGGCAAGCCAGCTCGCAGGGACATCAGACGACATCCTCGGGTCCAGCCTGTCCGCATTGACCTGAGCCCGCTCAGGCAGCGCGTCGCCAAGCCCCACGGGCCGATACTGCTGATGTACGGCTTTGCGGCGCTCATCATAGTAGGCACTCTGCTCCTGATGCTGCCCTTCTCCACCGCCACGGGGCGGCCCGCGCCGTTCCTAGACGCCTTTTTCATCGCCACCTCCGCCGTCACCGTAACCGGGCTGACGGTGGTCAATATGGGCACCTACTGGAGCCCCTTCGGCCAGGTCGTAGTCCTATTGCTTGTCCAGGCGGGCGGCCTGGGCTTCATGAGCATGTCCACCATCATGCTTCTGCTTGCGGGGCGGCGCATCACGCTGGGAGAACGCCTGGCGCTGCGGGAGGCGCTCGGCGAGTACGCCGTCGGCGGCATTATCCGCCTGCTGCGGCGCGTGGCCTACGTGTCCTTCCTCATCGAGGCGGTGGGCGCGGCTATCCTCTACGTCCAGTTCTCGAAGGACTTCCCCGGCGTGGAGGGAGTCTGGAAGGCCCTATTCCACTCGGTCTCCGCGTTCAACAACGCAGGCTTCGACATTCTTCCCGGCAACACCAGCTTCGTCATCTACAACGGCAATCTTCTGGTGATGGGAACACTGGCCGTCCTCATCATGCTGGGCGGCATCAGCTACACGGTTATCGCGGACTTCGTCAAGACACGCAACCTGACCAGGATGAGCCTAGACAGCCGCCTGGTGGTGACCATCAGTATCCTCCTGTGGGTGATGGGCGCCGTCGTCATCCTCCTGGCCGAGTTCACCAACCCGTCCACCCTGGGCAATCTGCCACCCGGCCTCAAGCTGGCGAACGCGATGTTCCAGTCGGTGGCGCCGCGGACCGCCGGCTTCGCCAGCGTGGACATCGGCAAGCTGCGTGACTTCACTCTGTTCTTCACCTGCGGACTGATGTTCGTGGGCGGGGCGTCCGGCTCCACGGCGGGCGGCATCAAGGCCAACACGCTGGGAGTGCTGCTGGCGTCCGTCTGGTCCTCCATGCGTGGGCGCAGCCACGTGGAGGCCTTCGGGCGGGAGCTGCCTGAGGACGTGATGAGCCGGGCGCTGGCCGTTGTGGTGCTGTCTCTGGGACTCGTCTTCTCCACGATTCTGCTTCTCTCGTTGACGGAGTCCCACTCTTTCATCCGGGTCCTCTTCGAGGCCTTCTCGGCCTTCGGCACGGTGGGACTCAGCACCGGCATAACGCCGGACTTGTCTCTACTGGGCCGCTTGATTATCATTAGCATGATGTTCGTCGGCAGGCTCGGCCCGCTGACGCTGGCCCTGTCCCTTGCCCAGCGGGAGGAAGCCAAGAGCATCCGGTTCGCCCAGGAACGGATCAAAATCGGCTAG
- the pheA gene encoding prephenate dehydratase, which translates to MTAAQARRIAYLGPTGTYTEEATLRHDPTALLTPLSSVLAVAAAVDTGMADEGVVAIENSLEGSVNDTLDVLIHESRLRIRKELVLPINHHLMAKPGTNVNDIQVIYSHPQSLGQCRRFLERCFPKAQLMASLSNARAVEEAKNSPVPAAAIAPKRAADLYGMVSLASGIQDNPVNMTRFVVIAHEDSRTPTGHDKTSICFSFNNDEPGQLYGVMGEFAQRNINLDKVESRPSKETLGKYVFLIDTEGHRLDPPVKAALEGVRKRVGMFKILGSYPRFRNGAPA; encoded by the coding sequence GTGACCGCAGCTCAGGCCAGGCGCATCGCCTATCTGGGGCCGACCGGGACATACACGGAAGAGGCCACGCTGCGGCACGACCCGACGGCCCTGCTCACGCCGCTGTCCAGCGTGCTGGCGGTCGCAGCCGCCGTGGACACCGGCATGGCGGACGAAGGGGTGGTCGCCATCGAGAACAGCCTGGAAGGCTCGGTGAACGACACGCTGGACGTGCTCATTCACGAGTCACGGCTGCGCATTCGCAAGGAGCTGGTGCTTCCCATCAACCACCACCTCATGGCCAAGCCCGGAACGAACGTGAACGATATCCAGGTCATCTATTCGCATCCGCAGTCGTTGGGCCAGTGTCGGCGCTTCCTGGAGCGTTGCTTCCCAAAGGCGCAGCTCATGGCGTCGCTGAGCAACGCAAGGGCGGTGGAAGAGGCCAAGAACAGCCCCGTGCCCGCCGCGGCTATCGCGCCGAAGCGGGCGGCCGATCTCTACGGAATGGTCTCCCTCGCCAGCGGCATTCAGGACAACCCCGTGAACATGACACGCTTCGTGGTCATCGCCCACGAGGACAGCCGGACGCCTACGGGCCACGACAAGACGTCCATCTGCTTCTCGTTCAACAACGACGAGCCGGGGCAGCTTTATGGCGTCATGGGGGAATTCGCCCAGAGGAACATCAACCTGGACAAGGTCGAGTCGCGACCATCAAAGGAAACGCTGGGCAAGTACGTCTTCCTGATAGACACGGAAGGGCACCGGTTGGACCCGCCTGTCAAAGCGGCGCTGGAGGGTGTGCGAAAGCGCGTGGGGATGTTCAAGATCCTGGGCTCCTACCCCCGCTTCCGTAACGGCGCTCCGGCATGA
- the pdxT gene encoding pyridoxal 5'-phosphate synthase glutaminase subunit PdxT: MTRIGVLALQGDFAEHAVALKNTGAEAVEVRLPADLDSVDGLIVPGGESTTITTLMREYGVDQKLTALAAQGFPVLGTCAGMIVLAARVVGAQQPCLGLIDLDVRRNAFGRQVDSFETDLVVSVLGPEPLHAIFIRAPVIERTGPKVQVLARLSNGTPVAAQQGSILVSAFHPELTADSRFHRYFITLATRRKAEG; the protein is encoded by the coding sequence ATGACGCGGATAGGTGTTCTCGCACTCCAGGGCGACTTCGCGGAGCACGCCGTGGCGCTCAAGAACACCGGGGCGGAGGCTGTGGAGGTCCGGCTTCCCGCCGACCTCGACAGTGTGGACGGGTTGATTGTGCCAGGTGGGGAGAGCACCACCATTACCACCCTCATGCGGGAGTACGGGGTAGACCAGAAGCTGACGGCTCTCGCCGCTCAGGGCTTCCCTGTCTTGGGTACATGCGCGGGCATGATCGTCCTGGCGGCGCGGGTTGTGGGCGCGCAGCAGCCATGCCTGGGACTGATTGACCTGGACGTGCGGCGCAACGCCTTCGGGCGCCAGGTGGACAGCTTTGAGACAGACCTGGTTGTATCCGTTTTGGGACCGGAACCCCTGCACGCCATATTCATTCGCGCCCCTGTCATCGAGCGGACCGGCCCCAAGGTACAGGTGCTGGCGCGGCTATCCAACGGGACGCCCGTGGCCGCTCAGCAGGGGTCCATCCTGGTATCCGCCTTTCACCCCGAGCTGACCGCGGACTCGCGTTTCCATCGTTATTTCATCACCCTCGCGACGCGGAGGAAGGCTGAGGGATGA